A portion of the Zootoca vivipara chromosome 6, rZooViv1.1, whole genome shotgun sequence genome contains these proteins:
- the SMIM12 gene encoding small integral membrane protein 12, with amino-acid sequence MWPVLWATMRAYAPYVTFPVAFVVGAVGYHLEWFIRGQPPPQPPEDEKSISERREDRKLQESAGKDLTQVVSLKDKLEFAPKAVLNRNRPEKN; translated from the coding sequence ATGTGGCCGGTCCTGTGGGCAACAATGCGGGCCTACGCCCCTTATGTCACCTTCCCTGTGGCCTTTGTGGTCGGGGCGGTGGGCTACCACCTCGAGTGGTTCATTCGTGGCCAGCCACCCCCTCAGCCACCTGAGGATGAGAAGAGCATCTCGGAGAGGCGTGAAGACCGCAAGCTTCAGGAGAGTGCAGGAAAGGACCTCACCCAGGTGGTCAGCCTCAAGGACAAgctggaatttgctcccaaagcTGTGCTCAACCGGAACCGTCCTGAGAAGAACTAG